A single Candidatus Rokuibacteriota bacterium DNA region contains:
- a CDS encoding DUF362 domain-containing protein → MTKEGLTGKSVVSMAQDADPHRAVAGALDLIGGAGHLLRGARTVLIKPNVGYYSLGVETGLKTLPEGFDPDGNFLPSTDKRVVGALVRLFKEAGAERVVVADAPVHETDGAWVFARTGLAEAVTAAGGEMRDLALEPKVKVEVPGGTVLKTIKVPKVVMDADLFVNAPKLKTTRVGLLTLAFKNMFGVLLHEDRHPYHRLPEHYYVLADLVKLVKGRDLTVVDAVIAMDGYGPRFGDPVQMDLVIAGRDPVATEAVASMVAGFSPAEGPIEVLPVAEREGLGTRDLAAIEVRGTQIQEVRRSFKRPPMPWLHLDPRVKTYPGGTCWGCGLWMQYSPIPSELEDGRRYALVTGQAPALPDRLDADEVWLLGNCAIESVSIGKLRKKGHKVVSLPGCNPYRLEPYLEVHKWEAPYSPVCRHPCCRPGKVEKEPASPRA, encoded by the coding sequence ATGACGAAGGAAGGGCTGACCGGGAAGTCCGTCGTGTCGATGGCGCAGGACGCCGACCCCCACCGCGCGGTGGCCGGCGCGCTGGACCTGATCGGCGGCGCAGGCCACCTCCTCCGGGGCGCCAGGACGGTGCTGATCAAGCCCAACGTCGGCTATTACTCGCTGGGCGTGGAGACCGGGCTCAAGACGCTCCCGGAAGGCTTCGACCCCGACGGGAACTTCCTGCCATCCACGGACAAGAGGGTGGTCGGAGCGCTCGTCCGGCTGTTCAAGGAGGCGGGGGCGGAGCGGGTGGTGGTGGCGGATGCGCCCGTGCACGAGACCGACGGGGCATGGGTCTTCGCGCGCACCGGCCTGGCGGAGGCGGTCACCGCCGCGGGCGGCGAGATGCGCGACCTCGCGCTGGAGCCCAAGGTCAAGGTCGAGGTGCCGGGCGGGACGGTGCTCAAGACGATCAAGGTGCCGAAGGTGGTCATGGACGCCGACCTCTTCGTCAACGCTCCCAAGCTCAAGACCACGCGCGTCGGGCTCCTGACCCTCGCCTTCAAGAACATGTTCGGCGTCCTCCTGCACGAGGACCGCCACCCGTATCACCGTCTCCCGGAGCACTACTACGTCCTCGCCGACCTGGTGAAGCTCGTGAAGGGCCGCGACCTGACCGTGGTCGACGCCGTGATCGCCATGGACGGCTACGGGCCGCGGTTCGGAGATCCGGTCCAGATGGACCTCGTCATCGCCGGCCGCGACCCCGTGGCCACGGAGGCCGTCGCCTCCATGGTGGCGGGCTTCTCGCCCGCCGAAGGCCCCATCGAGGTGCTCCCGGTCGCCGAGCGCGAGGGCCTTGGAACCCGTGATCTCGCCGCGATCGAGGTGCGGGGCACGCAGATCCAGGAGGTGCGGCGGAGCTTCAAGCGGCCGCCGATGCCGTGGCTCCACCTGGACCCGCGGGTGAAGACCTACCCGGGAGGGACCTGCTGGGGGTGCGGGCTCTGGATGCAGTACAGCCCCATCCCCTCGGAGCTCGAGGACGGGCGACGCTACGCCCTCGTCACGGGCCAGGCCCCCGCCCTCCCGGACAGGCTCGACGCCGACGAGGTGTGGCTCCTGGGCAACTGCGCGATCGAGTCGGTGAGCATCGGAAAGCTGCGAAAGAAGGGGCACAAGGTGGTGTCCCTGCCTGGCTGCAACCCGTATCGCCTGGAGCCGTACCTCGAGGTTCACAAGTGGGAAGCGCCGTACTCGCCCGTGTGCCGCCATCCGTGCTGCCGGCCCGGCAAGGTCGAGAAGGAGCCCGCCTCGCCCCGCGCGTGA
- a CDS encoding pyridoxamine 5'-phosphate oxidase family protein, giving the protein MTGANAPSERTQVRRVPERAAYDRATIEAILDEGLVCHVAFVVKGQPYVIPTNYGRIGDRLYLHGSAASRMLRSLRDGVPVCVTVTILDGLVLARSAYHHSMNYRSVVVLGTAVEVTDPAERLEGLEAVSEHVLPGRWREVRQPSVKELRATMVLRLPISEASAKIRTGPPLDDEEDYALPCWAGVLPLRLAVQPPVPDPRLAAGIALPASAREYRRPRAR; this is encoded by the coding sequence ATGACCGGGGCCAATGCTCCCAGCGAGCGGACGCAGGTACGGCGGGTGCCAGAGCGCGCGGCCTACGACCGGGCCACCATCGAGGCCATCCTCGACGAGGGCCTGGTCTGTCACGTGGCATTCGTGGTGAAGGGGCAGCCCTACGTGATCCCCACCAACTACGGGCGCATCGGAGACCGGCTCTACCTCCACGGCTCGGCCGCCAGCCGCATGCTCCGCTCGTTGCGAGACGGAGTTCCCGTCTGCGTGACCGTGACGATCCTGGATGGGCTCGTCCTGGCCCGCTCGGCCTACCACCACTCGATGAACTACCGCTCGGTGGTCGTGCTCGGTACCGCCGTCGAGGTCACGGACCCGGCCGAGCGGCTGGAGGGCCTCGAGGCGGTCAGCGAGCACGTGCTGCCCGGCCGCTGGCGTGAGGTGCGCCAGCCGAGCGTCAAGGAGCTGCGGGCCACCATGGTCTTGCGGCTGCCCATCAGCGAGGCCTCGGCGAAGATCCGGACTGGCCCGCCGCTCGACGACGAGGAGGACTACGCGCTGCCTTGCTGGGCGGGAGTGCTCCCTCTCCGGCTCGCGGTCCAGCCGCCTGTCCCGGACCCGCGCCTGGCCGCAGGAATCGCTCTCCCCGCCTCGGCGCGCGAGTACCGCCGCCCTCGGGCCCGGTAG
- a CDS encoding amidase — MTPSDLCWTPATELRSLIRARALSPVELMQTTLERIERLNPRLNAFCTLAPEKALEAAHRAEQAVARSEALGPLHGIPVSVKDLALAAGIRFMSGSVIFEGRVAGQDAPFVRRLRAAGAIVVGKTATPEFGWKALGDSPLTGITRNPWNTAMTTGGSSAGAAAAAAAGLGPLHHGSDGAGSIRIPSAFCGIFGFKPSYGRVPQWPVSNNDYSTHHGPMTRTVADAALMLSAMAGPDEWDRTSLDGAPADYVGRLREPVRGLRVAWSPTLGGLRVDAQVAAVVARAVRAFEELGCAVEEVDSGFPESGPLIRGIWSAHEAGNYGPYVAEWGPRMDPGLLACIEDGLRLGLVDYARLRGEKMAYWDALRPLFERFDLLLTPAVSVPAFEVSRLNPEGWPQHAWDWFPWASFSYPFNFTGQPAATLPCGFTGGGMPVGLQLVGRRFADLTVLQAAAAFEEARPWGGRRPPVDGVAAG, encoded by the coding sequence ATGACGCCATCCGATCTCTGCTGGACCCCGGCGACGGAACTGCGCTCCCTGATCCGCGCGCGGGCGCTGTCGCCGGTGGAGCTGATGCAGACGACGCTCGAGCGCATCGAGCGGCTCAACCCGCGGCTCAACGCCTTCTGCACGCTGGCCCCGGAGAAGGCGCTCGAGGCGGCGCACAGGGCGGAGCAGGCGGTGGCCCGCAGTGAGGCGCTGGGCCCGCTCCACGGCATCCCGGTCTCGGTCAAGGACCTGGCCCTGGCGGCCGGGATTCGCTTCATGTCGGGGTCGGTCATCTTCGAGGGACGCGTGGCGGGTCAGGACGCGCCTTTCGTCCGGCGCCTCAGGGCGGCGGGGGCCATCGTCGTGGGCAAGACCGCGACGCCAGAGTTCGGCTGGAAGGCGCTCGGCGACAGCCCGCTCACCGGGATCACGCGCAATCCGTGGAATACGGCGATGACGACCGGCGGCTCGAGCGCGGGGGCGGCGGCTGCAGCCGCGGCGGGCCTGGGCCCGCTCCACCATGGCTCGGACGGCGCGGGCTCCATCCGCATCCCGTCCGCCTTCTGCGGCATCTTCGGCTTCAAGCCCTCCTATGGTCGGGTGCCGCAGTGGCCGGTGTCCAACAACGACTACTCGACCCATCACGGCCCCATGACGCGCACGGTGGCCGATGCCGCGCTGATGCTCTCGGCCATGGCCGGGCCCGACGAGTGGGACCGCACCTCGCTGGACGGCGCGCCGGCAGACTACGTGGGCCGCCTGCGCGAGCCGGTCCGCGGCCTTCGCGTGGCGTGGAGTCCCACGCTGGGCGGGCTGCGCGTGGACGCCCAGGTCGCGGCCGTCGTGGCACGCGCCGTGCGGGCCTTCGAGGAACTGGGCTGCGCCGTGGAGGAAGTGGACTCGGGCTTCCCCGAGTCGGGCCCGCTCATCCGCGGCATCTGGTCGGCCCACGAGGCGGGCAACTACGGGCCGTACGTGGCCGAGTGGGGCCCGCGCATGGACCCGGGGCTCCTGGCCTGCATCGAGGACGGTCTGCGCCTCGGCCTCGTGGACTACGCCCGGCTCCGCGGCGAGAAGATGGCCTACTGGGACGCGCTCCGCCCCCTCTTCGAGCGCTTCGACCTCCTGCTCACGCCAGCCGTGTCGGTGCCGGCCTTCGAGGTCAGCCGGCTCAACCCCGAGGGCTGGCCGCAGCACGCCTGGGACTGGTTCCCCTGGGCCTCGTTCAGCTATCCGTTCAACTTCACCGGCCAGCCGGCGGCGACGCTGCCCTGCGGCTTCACCGGGGGCGGGATGCCCGTCGGGCTACAGCTGGTCGGCCGCCGCTTCGCCGACCTCACGGTGCTCCAGGCCGCCGCGGCCTTCGAGGAGGCGCGTCCCTGGGGAGGGCGCCGGCCGCCCGTGGACGGGGTTGCGGCCGGCTGA
- a CDS encoding enoyl-CoA hydratase/isomerase family protein, protein MSEGAHTAERRYVTLRLERDGAVDWLTLHRPEQLNAMDNCMCDELQDYFAGLRTRHATRVVVLRGAGRAFCAGFDLKAPQEVSAGPAPGLRAQRRVTEVILSMRRCPQPIICLVHGAAAGGGFALALASDIRLAAPSARMNVGMVLLGLTGCDAGISYFLPRAVGTSVAAELMMTGRFIGAERALRVGLVSDVVPEEGLEAAGGALAAEMLRTAPLGLRLTKEGLGLALDAPSLEAAIAIEDRGQILCASGGYFREGIAAFREGRAPSYPEE, encoded by the coding sequence ATGTCGGAGGGAGCGCATACGGCGGAGAGGCGGTACGTGACGCTGCGGCTGGAGCGGGACGGTGCGGTGGACTGGCTCACCCTCCACCGGCCCGAGCAGCTCAACGCCATGGACAACTGCATGTGCGACGAGCTGCAGGACTACTTCGCCGGCCTCCGCACGCGGCACGCCACGCGTGTCGTCGTCCTGCGCGGCGCCGGCCGCGCGTTCTGCGCGGGGTTCGACCTCAAGGCGCCGCAGGAGGTCTCGGCCGGGCCCGCGCCGGGGCTGCGGGCGCAGCGGCGGGTGACCGAGGTGATCCTCAGCATGAGGCGCTGCCCGCAGCCCATCATCTGCCTCGTCCACGGCGCGGCCGCGGGCGGTGGATTCGCCCTGGCGCTGGCCTCCGACATCCGTCTCGCCGCCCCCAGCGCCCGCATGAACGTGGGGATGGTGCTCCTGGGGCTCACGGGCTGCGATGCCGGGATCAGCTACTTCCTGCCCCGCGCGGTGGGGACCTCGGTGGCCGCCGAGCTGATGATGACGGGACGCTTCATCGGGGCCGAGCGGGCGCTGCGGGTCGGCCTCGTCTCCGACGTCGTCCCCGAAGAGGGGCTGGAGGCTGCGGGGGGTGCCCTGGCGGCGGAGATGCTGCGGACGGCTCCGCTCGGGCTCAGGCTCACCAAGGAGGGGCTCGGCCTGGCGCTCGACGCCCCGAGCCTCGAGGCCGCCATCGCCATCGAGGACCGGGGGCAGATCCTCTGCGCCTCGGGGGGATATTTCCGGGAGGGGATCGCCGCCTTCCGTGAGGGGCGCGCCCCCTCGTACCCCGAGGAATGA
- a CDS encoding MaoC family dehydratase N-terminal domain-containing protein — translation MPKTYRGRTWDELTVDQEFWTGGRTVTEGDVLGFSGLTGDFNPLHTDEEFARAASPFGTRVPHGPLVHDMYLGLLDRLGLVEGTALAFLELRWKFLAPVLVGDSVHARVRIREKRELKKPDRGIVTFAITLFNQRSEPVQEGEHTLLMLRRPGAA, via the coding sequence ATGCCGAAGACCTATCGCGGGAGAACCTGGGACGAGCTGACCGTGGACCAGGAATTCTGGACCGGCGGCCGCACAGTGACGGAGGGGGACGTCCTCGGCTTCTCGGGCCTCACGGGGGACTTCAACCCGCTGCATACCGACGAGGAGTTCGCCCGCGCCGCGAGCCCCTTCGGCACCCGGGTGCCGCACGGACCGCTGGTCCACGACATGTACCTCGGGCTGCTGGACCGCCTGGGCCTCGTGGAGGGGACGGCGCTGGCCTTCCTCGAGCTCCGGTGGAAGTTCCTGGCGCCGGTGCTGGTCGGTGACTCCGTCCATGCCCGCGTGCGGATCCGGGAGAAGCGCGAGCTGAAGAAGCCGGACCGCGGCATCGTCACCTTCGCGATCACCCTCTTCAACCAGCGGTCGGAGCCCGTGCAGGAGGGCGAGCACACGCTCCTGATGCTCAGACGCCCCGGCGCCGCCTGA
- a CDS encoding MoaD/ThiS family protein: MSTRVVFMGVIATVTGRKELVLETRPGATLRQVLDDLESRFGPDFGRRVFRSQTPPRPLQMHTRIFVDSALQADESLDRPLPTGGDGQGSPEVLIYLMPAASGG, from the coding sequence ATGAGTACCCGGGTCGTCTTCATGGGAGTGATCGCGACCGTGACGGGACGGAAGGAACTGGTCCTGGAGACCCGGCCCGGCGCGACACTACGCCAGGTGCTGGATGACCTCGAGTCGCGGTTCGGCCCGGACTTCGGCCGCCGCGTGTTTCGCTCGCAGACCCCGCCCCGTCCCCTCCAGATGCACACGCGGATCTTCGTGGACAGCGCGCTGCAAGCCGACGAGAGCCTGGACCGGCCGCTGCCGACAGGCGGCGACGGACAGGGATCGCCGGAGGTCCTCATCTATCTCATGCCGGCGGCGAGCGGCGGGTAG
- a CDS encoding molybdopterin-dependent oxidoreductase, translating to MNASKSAGQGATNGPAAQEDRWIPSACTICYGGCSILAHRVNGTIVKIEGNPASPVGKGRICAKGLSGIMILYDPNRVNTPLRRTNPKKGIGVDPGWKPISWEEALEEITVRMEKIRAEDPRQLMIQVTTTLAPSSLLFFTFGWAFGTPNMWVAGGGIHCGNGAHAVGGIMHASWSLVPDFEHCNYALYFGASKGHGAGHASTPNMELAADARARGMRMVVVDPMCNFAAAKASEWVPIRVGTDAALALAMVNVLLNDLGIYDAEYLRRHTNGPYLVRPDGRHARDAASGKPLVWDVATGTARPHDDKSVGEAALLGEYEVSGERCRPAFALLKEHVKQFTPEWQERLTSVPAAQARRLAREFGEAARVGSTIVLDGVRLPYRPAAAIYFRGAQGHKNSSHICFAVDLLNQIVGAADVVGGALGFNPVCHGHPDTGRPRYVPRAERDGLMTPGTWMLPHLPYPPAEPRHPDSMGFIETYPLSHVSPLMASADQAKWWERFELPYRPKMMINYGANSLMSVGNKDTVAETLARFDFIVSFDLFLNEFSDFADIILPDGSYLEVLDPRPNFPFIFNHPAGRGQWGWPIRQPVAPLTHERRSAREVLLGLGYRMGLGPELNMALNVFYGLDGPQMLDPTRTYTFEEITDRELQHKFGPQHGLEWFKEHGVITWPKKVEEVYWRPFVDVRVPIYWEFMLDLGEKIRAVTEPRGMRFDRAYYSPLPQWIACPSHEVEDPAYDLYAFYYRDVLHTNGFTMENPWLDEASRMDPYSYTIALNTQTARARGIKDGDTIWVESAAGRRVAGKVRLTEGIHPEGVGIAACAGHWTRHQPIAQGKGVFFNELLEVDFEHTSPVNLNLDLCAKVRVGR from the coding sequence ATGAACGCATCGAAGAGCGCGGGCCAGGGGGCGACGAACGGCCCCGCGGCGCAGGAAGACCGCTGGATCCCCTCGGCGTGCACCATCTGCTACGGCGGGTGCTCCATCCTCGCCCACCGCGTGAACGGCACCATCGTGAAGATCGAGGGGAACCCCGCGAGCCCGGTGGGCAAGGGACGCATCTGCGCCAAGGGATTGTCGGGGATCATGATCCTCTACGATCCGAACCGGGTGAACACCCCGCTGCGCCGCACGAATCCGAAGAAGGGCATCGGTGTGGACCCGGGCTGGAAGCCCATCTCCTGGGAGGAGGCGCTGGAGGAGATCACGGTCCGCATGGAGAAGATCCGTGCCGAGGACCCCCGCCAGCTGATGATCCAGGTGACGACGACGCTGGCGCCGTCCTCGCTCCTCTTCTTCACCTTCGGCTGGGCCTTCGGGACGCCCAACATGTGGGTTGCGGGCGGCGGGATCCACTGCGGCAACGGGGCCCATGCCGTGGGCGGCATCATGCACGCCTCCTGGTCGCTGGTGCCGGACTTCGAGCACTGTAACTACGCGCTCTACTTCGGCGCCTCCAAGGGGCACGGGGCCGGGCACGCCTCCACGCCCAACATGGAGCTGGCCGCCGATGCCCGCGCGCGGGGCATGCGCATGGTGGTGGTGGACCCCATGTGCAACTTCGCCGCGGCCAAGGCCAGCGAGTGGGTGCCGATCCGCGTCGGGACGGACGCGGCGCTGGCTCTCGCCATGGTCAATGTGCTCCTGAACGACCTGGGGATCTACGATGCGGAGTATCTCAGGCGGCACACCAACGGCCCGTACCTCGTCAGGCCCGACGGCCGCCACGCCCGGGATGCCGCCTCGGGCAAGCCGCTCGTCTGGGACGTCGCGACGGGGACGGCCCGGCCCCACGACGACAAGTCGGTCGGCGAGGCTGCCCTCCTCGGCGAGTACGAGGTGAGTGGCGAGAGGTGCCGGCCGGCCTTCGCGCTCCTCAAGGAGCACGTCAAGCAGTTCACGCCGGAGTGGCAGGAGAGGCTCACCAGCGTGCCCGCGGCGCAGGCCCGGCGCCTGGCCCGGGAGTTCGGCGAGGCCGCGCGCGTGGGCAGCACCATCGTCCTGGACGGCGTGCGGCTGCCCTACCGGCCGGCCGCCGCCATCTACTTCCGCGGCGCCCAGGGGCACAAGAACTCCTCGCACATCTGCTTCGCGGTGGATCTCCTGAACCAGATCGTCGGGGCCGCCGACGTGGTGGGCGGGGCGCTGGGCTTCAACCCGGTCTGCCACGGCCACCCGGACACGGGCCGGCCGCGCTACGTCCCGCGCGCGGAGAGGGACGGGCTCATGACGCCGGGGACGTGGATGCTGCCACACCTGCCGTACCCGCCCGCCGAGCCCCGGCACCCCGACTCCATGGGCTTCATCGAGACCTACCCGCTCTCCCACGTCTCGCCGCTCATGGCCTCCGCCGACCAGGCCAAGTGGTGGGAGCGCTTCGAGCTGCCCTACCGGCCGAAGATGATGATCAACTACGGCGCCAACTCGCTCATGAGCGTCGGCAACAAGGACACGGTGGCCGAGACGCTCGCCCGGTTCGACTTCATCGTCTCCTTCGATCTTTTCCTGAACGAGTTCTCCGACTTCGCCGACATCATCCTGCCCGACGGCTCCTATCTCGAGGTGCTCGACCCGCGGCCCAACTTCCCGTTCATCTTCAATCACCCGGCGGGCCGGGGGCAGTGGGGGTGGCCCATCCGCCAGCCGGTGGCGCCCCTCACCCACGAGCGCAGGAGCGCGCGCGAGGTGCTGCTGGGCCTCGGCTACCGCATGGGGCTCGGGCCCGAGCTGAACATGGCGCTCAACGTCTTCTACGGACTCGACGGCCCGCAGATGCTCGACCCGACGAGGACCTACACCTTCGAGGAGATCACGGACCGCGAGCTCCAGCACAAGTTCGGCCCCCAGCACGGCCTCGAGTGGTTCAAGGAGCACGGGGTCATCACCTGGCCGAAGAAGGTCGAGGAGGTGTACTGGCGCCCCTTCGTGGACGTGCGCGTGCCGATCTACTGGGAATTCATGCTGGACCTCGGAGAGAAGATCCGCGCGGTGACGGAGCCCCGGGGCATGCGTTTCGACCGCGCCTACTATAGCCCTCTCCCGCAGTGGATCGCCTGCCCCTCCCACGAGGTCGAGGACCCGGCCTACGACCTCTACGCCTTCTACTACCGGGATGTCCTCCACACCAACGGCTTCACCATGGAGAACCCGTGGCTGGACGAAGCCTCGCGCATGGACCCGTACTCCTACACCATCGCGCTCAACACCCAGACGGCGCGCGCCCGCGGGATCAAGGACGGCGACACGATCTGGGTGGAGTCGGCGGCAGGCCGCCGCGTCGCGGGCAAGGTCCGGCTCACCGAGGGCATCCACCCCGAGGGCGTGGGCATCGCTGCCTGCGCCGGTCACTGGACCAGGCATCAGCCCATCGCTCAGGGCAAGGGGGTGTTCTTCAACGAGCTGCTGGAGGTGGACTTCGAGCACACGAGCCCGGTGAACCTGAACCTGGACCTCTGCGCCAAGGTGAGGGTGGGCCGATGA
- a CDS encoding 4Fe-4S dicluster domain-containing protein, which translates to MRYGMVIDLKRCFGCYGCQLSCKAEHATPPGVFFARVVKRESGTYPNVRKVFLPLLCMHCETPPCEAVCPTGATSKRPDGIVDIDREVCVGCRYCMQACPYEARYFHAKTRYYFGAQGPTEYEAVGYAKHPTGVVMKCNFCAHRLARGEEPSCVLTCPTHARTFGDLDDPQSAVSRLIKERGGEPLHPELGTGPSVYYLPA; encoded by the coding sequence ATGAGATACGGGATGGTGATCGACCTCAAGCGCTGCTTCGGCTGCTACGGGTGCCAGCTGTCCTGCAAGGCCGAGCACGCGACCCCCCCCGGCGTCTTCTTCGCCCGGGTGGTCAAGCGCGAGTCGGGCACGTACCCGAACGTGAGGAAGGTCTTCCTGCCCCTGCTCTGCATGCACTGCGAGACCCCGCCCTGCGAGGCGGTGTGCCCCACGGGGGCCACCTCCAAGCGGCCCGACGGCATCGTGGACATCGACCGCGAGGTCTGCGTGGGCTGTCGCTACTGCATGCAAGCCTGCCCCTACGAGGCGCGCTACTTCCACGCGAAGACACGCTACTACTTCGGCGCCCAGGGGCCCACCGAGTACGAGGCCGTGGGCTACGCCAAGCACCCCACGGGCGTGGTGATGAAGTGCAACTTCTGTGCGCACCGGCTCGCGCGCGGGGAAGAGCCGTCCTGCGTGCTCACGTGCCCCACCCACGCACGCACCTTCGGCGACCTCGACGACCCGCAGAGTGCCGTGAGCCGGCTCATCAAGGAGCGGGGCGGCGAGCCGCTCCACCCGGAGCTTGGCACCGGGCCCTCGGTCTACTACCTGCCCGCCTGA
- the nrfD gene encoding polysulfide reductase NrfD encodes MSVFTDPFDRLMDDLQETARPQREWVDGRGLLLIAGHFLSGVGAGGWAFSSALGFLPGEITSLIVVGLGGLAHLLFLGRPERFWRMVRVRSSWVGRGFVGLNILMAAGVVSLALRATGLGGGGWASAVWGLSLVGAGIVMLYKGNVYAVCRAIPFWNSSLLPVLYVAYALRGGTALLLLFLPWTPLSADHGLIEVLELWIGLSAGVCILFYLTIMANSSVGARRSVEDLLRGRVAAAFYGGVVAVGFVIPVAIGLLNAVTPVSMGVLALVGLASLVGDFYVKYAIAKAGRYLPHVYQAR; translated from the coding sequence ATGAGCGTGTTCACGGATCCCTTCGATCGGCTGATGGACGATCTCCAGGAAACCGCCCGCCCCCAGCGCGAGTGGGTGGACGGGCGGGGGCTCCTGCTCATCGCGGGGCACTTCCTCTCCGGCGTGGGCGCGGGCGGCTGGGCCTTCTCGAGCGCGCTGGGCTTCCTGCCGGGGGAGATCACGAGCCTCATCGTGGTCGGGCTCGGCGGGCTCGCGCATCTGCTCTTCCTCGGCCGCCCCGAGCGCTTCTGGCGCATGGTCAGGGTCCGGTCCTCGTGGGTGGGGCGCGGCTTCGTGGGGCTGAACATCCTGATGGCGGCCGGGGTGGTGTCCCTCGCCCTGCGCGCTACGGGTCTCGGCGGCGGCGGGTGGGCCAGCGCGGTCTGGGGGCTGTCGCTGGTGGGCGCGGGCATCGTCATGCTCTACAAGGGCAATGTCTATGCCGTCTGCCGCGCGATCCCGTTCTGGAACTCCTCGCTGCTGCCCGTCCTCTACGTGGCCTATGCGCTCCGCGGGGGAACGGCGCTCCTGCTGCTCTTCCTGCCCTGGACGCCGCTCAGCGCCGACCACGGGCTCATCGAGGTGCTGGAGCTGTGGATCGGGCTCTCGGCGGGCGTCTGCATCCTCTTCTACCTGACGATCATGGCGAACTCCTCGGTGGGGGCGCGGCGCTCGGTGGAGGACCTCCTCCGGGGCCGCGTGGCGGCGGCGTTCTACGGGGGCGTGGTGGCCGTGGGCTTCGTGATCCCGGTGGCCATCGGTCTGCTCAACGCGGTGACCCCCGTGTCCATGGGCGTCCTGGCCCTGGTGGGGCTCGCCTCGCTGGTGGGTGACTTCTACGTGAAGTACGCCATCGCCAAGGCCGGCCGCTACCTGCCGCATGTCTACCAGGCCCGGTGA
- a CDS encoding 2-oxoacid:acceptor oxidoreductase family protein — MKEIRFHGRGGQGAATAAEILAAALVRDGRYAAAFPMFGFERRGAPVTAFLRFDSAPIRERTQVYAPDCLIVLDPGLARGGAIFEGLRPGGTLLVNGTMLPPLPSEIEVGLAGTVRAGAIAQEELGRPAANTAMLGALARLTGWVSRESLLGVLPDYVDGEALPGNRRAVERGYAELRVAAGETTHALP; from the coding sequence ATGAAAGAGATCCGCTTCCACGGACGGGGTGGGCAGGGCGCCGCGACGGCGGCGGAGATCCTGGCCGCCGCACTGGTCCGCGACGGCCGATACGCCGCCGCGTTCCCGATGTTCGGGTTCGAGCGACGCGGCGCTCCGGTGACGGCCTTCCTCCGCTTCGACTCGGCGCCCATCCGCGAGCGCACCCAGGTCTATGCCCCGGACTGCCTCATCGTGCTGGACCCCGGTCTCGCGCGCGGCGGAGCGATCTTCGAAGGGCTGAGGCCGGGGGGCACGCTGCTGGTGAACGGGACCATGCTGCCGCCGTTGCCGTCGGAAATCGAGGTCGGCCTGGCCGGCACCGTCCGCGCCGGGGCCATCGCCCAGGAGGAGCTGGGGCGTCCCGCGGCCAACACGGCCATGCTCGGGGCCCTGGCGCGGCTCACGGGCTGGGTGTCGCGCGAGAGCCTGCTCGGCGTCCTGCCGGACTACGTGGACGGGGAGGCGCTCCCGGGGAACCGCCGCGCCGTGGAGCGCGGGTATGCGGAGCTGCGGGTGGCGGCCGGGGAGACGACGCATGCGCTTCCGTAG
- a CDS encoding 4Fe-4S binding protein, which yields MRFRSPFEGAWADPETIHTIRTGDWRRERPLTREGRCSHCGLCFLFCPTGCVRDRGRHFSADLDFCKGCGVCARVCPGSAIVMVEEAGA from the coding sequence ATGCGCTTCCGTAGCCCGTTCGAGGGCGCCTGGGCCGATCCAGAGACGATACACACGATCCGCACCGGCGACTGGCGGCGGGAGCGGCCCCTGACGCGCGAGGGGCGCTGCTCGCACTGCGGGCTCTGCTTCCTCTTCTGCCCCACGGGCTGTGTGCGCGACCGCGGGCGCCACTTCTCGGCTGACCTCGACTTCTGCAAGGGATGCGGCGTCTGCGCGCGCGTCTGCCCCGGGTCGGCCATCGTCATGGTGGAGGAGGCCGGGGCATGA